From a region of the [Eubacterium] eligens ATCC 27750 genome:
- a CDS encoding HD domain-containing protein encodes MEHISRNDAFELLKKYNIDPFHIQHALTVEAVMKWYANELGYGEDAEYWGIVGLLHDIDFELYPEQHCIKAPELLREGGVSEDIIHGVVSHGYGITVDVAPEHEMEKVLFAADELTGLIWAAALMRPSKSTKDMELKSLKKKYKSKGFAAGCSREVIERGAEQLGWGLDELLTKTLAAMAASEDTINEEMEKENV; translated from the coding sequence ATGGAACATATTTCAAGAAATGATGCATTTGAATTACTTAAAAAGTACAATATAGACCCTTTTCACATCCAGCATGCATTAACAGTTGAAGCTGTTATGAAATGGTATGCTAATGAACTTGGTTATGGAGAAGATGCAGAGTACTGGGGAATTGTAGGGCTTCTTCATGATATTGATTTTGAGCTTTATCCTGAACAGCATTGTATCAAAGCACCAGAACTTTTAAGAGAGGGCGGCGTATCAGAAGATATAATTCATGGAGTAGTTTCTCATGGCTATGGAATTACAGTTGATGTTGCACCTGAGCATGAGATGGAAAAAGTGCTTTTTGCAGCAGACGAGCTTACAGGACTTATATGGGCAGCGGCACTTATGCGTCCATCAAAGAGTACTAAGGACATGGAGCTTAAGTCATTAAAGAAGAAATATAAGAGCAAGGGCTTTGCAGCAGGCTGTTCAAGAGAAGTAATTGAGCGTGGAGCAGAGCAGCTTGGCTGGGGACTTGATGAACTTCTGACGAAGACTCTTGCAGCAATGGCAGCCTCAGAAGACACTATTAATGAAGAGATGGAGAAGGAAAATGTTTAA
- a CDS encoding Dabb family protein, with the protein MVKHVILWKLKDELAGEEKEQVKAGIKKGLEGLAGQIPGLIEVKVRTECLPSSTADVMLDTTFDSVESLKGYAVHPKHVAVADSKVRPYTAVRSCMDYEI; encoded by the coding sequence ATGGTAAAGCATGTTATTTTATGGAAATTAAAGGATGAGCTTGCAGGAGAAGAAAAAGAGCAGGTTAAGGCAGGTATTAAGAAAGGACTAGAAGGTCTTGCAGGACAGATTCCAGGACTTATAGAGGTAAAAGTAAGAACAGAGTGTCTTCCAAGTTCTACAGCAGATGTAATGTTAGACACAACATTTGACAGCGTGGAAAGTTTAAAGGGTTATGCCGTACATCCTAAGCATGTAGCAGTTGCAGACAGCAAGGTAAGACCTTACACAGCAGTAAGGTCATGCATGGATTACGAAATATAG
- a CDS encoding HipA domain-containing protein has product MVELFKQNIKTNIRQSSKGNQLKWENEGTWYKADYTGYEGLAEYVISHLLKYTNLNEDEYVLYEPEQIKYKRQIYKGVRSRTFIDGDWQIITLERLFKNVYNESLTSVLWHMSDVKERLEFLVNAIKNITGLNNWGEYICRLFTIDAFFLNEDRYMHNIAVLMNGKGDYKYCPVFDNGAGLLSDTTMDYPMEQDIYQMISEVKSKSVSQNFDEQLDVAENLYGQNLQFLFTKKNVSDIVNNADTYPPEERKRVELIIYSQMNKYKYLFR; this is encoded by the coding sequence ATGGTTGAACTTTTTAAACAGAATATAAAAACCAATATCAGACAGTCATCTAAGGGAAACCAGTTAAAATGGGAAAACGAAGGTACATGGTATAAAGCTGATTATACCGGATATGAAGGGTTAGCGGAATATGTTATATCACATTTATTAAAGTATACCAATCTTAATGAAGACGAGTATGTATTATATGAACCAGAACAGATTAAATATAAAAGACAGATATATAAGGGTGTCAGGAGCAGAACTTTTATAGATGGCGACTGGCAGATAATTACATTGGAGAGACTATTTAAAAATGTATATAATGAAAGTCTTACAAGTGTTTTGTGGCATATGAGTGATGTGAAGGAAAGGCTTGAATTTCTTGTAAATGCTATAAAGAATATAACAGGTCTTAATAATTGGGGTGAGTATATATGCAGACTATTTACAATAGACGCATTTTTCCTAAATGAGGACAGGTATATGCATAATATTGCTGTCTTGATGAATGGAAAAGGTGATTATAAATATTGTCCGGTGTTTGATAATGGTGCAGGGCTTCTGTCAGATACAACAATGGATTATCCAATGGAACAGGATATATATCAGATGATATCAGAAGTTAAGAGCAAGAGCGTAAGTCAGAATTTTGATGAGCAGCTTGATGTGGCCGAAAATTTATACGGACAGAATCTGCAATTTCTATTTACTAAAAAGAATGTAAGCGATATAGTTAATAATGCAGATACGTATCCACCGGAAGAAAGAAAAAGGGTGGAGTTAATCATATACAGTCAGATGAACAAGTACAAATATTTATTTAGATAA
- a CDS encoding helix-turn-helix domain-containing protein, with amino-acid sequence MFALKDYITSEDIKNLRKNLGLTQKEFASLVGTSKPTIERWEKENAKITGPIVLLSKMINDYPDYVNRLIIPEKEFPVRMFYMYKDDICTLIDVDDAKQLVRIKNYTDKLMFRAFGVNENPDYNDYKEFLESRCFPRTRDKMKLVLEDIGLPFYDTFMIIEKTQGRMAEDDFWIRIEK; translated from the coding sequence ATGTTTGCATTAAAAGATTATATTACATCTGAGGATATTAAGAATCTGCGAAAGAATCTTGGACTGACACAGAAAGAATTTGCCAGTCTTGTAGGAACATCGAAACCGACAATAGAACGATGGGAAAAAGAAAATGCTAAGATTACAGGTCCAATTGTTTTACTTTCTAAGATGATTAATGATTATCCTGATTATGTGAACAGACTGATAATACCGGAGAAAGAATTTCCTGTCAGAATGTTTTATATGTATAAGGATGACATCTGTACACTGATAGATGTTGATGACGCAAAGCAGCTTGTGAGAATAAAGAATTATACAGACAAGCTGATGTTTCGTGCATTTGGCGTTAATGAAAATCCTGATTACAATGACTATAAGGAATTTCTTGAGTCAAGATGTTTTCCAAGAACAAGAGATAAGATGAAGCTTGTGCTGGAGGATATCGGACTTCCGTTTTATGACACATTTATGATAATAGAAAAGACGCAGGGGCGTATGGCAGAGGACGATTTCTGGATAAGAATAGAGAAGTAG
- a CDS encoding O-acetylhomoserine aminocarboxypropyltransferase/cysteine synthase family protein → MDNYSINTKCVQAGYTPGNGEPRQIPIIQSTTFKYDTSEDMGKLFDLEASGYFYTRLQNPTNDYVAAKIAALEGGSAAMLTSSGQAANFFALFNICEAGSHIVASSSIYGGTFNLIDVTLKKMGIEATFVDPDCTEEELNAAFKDNTRAVFGETIANPALTVLDIEKFANAAHAHGVPLIVDNTFPTPVNCRPIEWGADIVTHSTTKYMDGHGAAVGGAIVDSGNFDWMAHADKFPGLCTPDESYHGITYAEKFGKEGAFITKCTSQLMRDLGCIQSPQNAFILNLGLESLHVRMPRHVENGQAVAEFLEKQDKVEFVNYPGLPSNKYYETAKKYMPEGGCGVVSFELKGGREAAEKFMKNLKLAAIETHVADARTCCLNPATSTHRQMNDEQLKAAGIPAGLIRISCGLEDKKDLIADIAQALEAI, encoded by the coding sequence ATGGATAATTATTCAATTAACACAAAATGCGTCCAGGCAGGCTATACTCCTGGAAATGGTGAACCAAGACAGATTCCTATAATCCAGTCTACTACATTTAAGTATGATACAAGTGAGGATATGGGAAAACTTTTTGACCTTGAAGCAAGTGGATATTTCTACACAAGACTTCAGAATCCAACTAATGATTATGTGGCAGCTAAGATTGCAGCCCTTGAAGGTGGAAGTGCAGCAATGCTTACTTCATCAGGACAGGCAGCTAATTTCTTCGCTTTATTTAATATTTGCGAAGCTGGAAGCCATATAGTAGCATCATCTTCTATATATGGAGGAACATTTAACCTTATTGATGTTACTTTGAAGAAGATGGGAATTGAAGCAACATTTGTTGACCCTGACTGCACAGAGGAAGAACTTAATGCAGCGTTCAAGGACAACACAAGAGCAGTATTTGGTGAGACAATTGCCAATCCTGCACTTACAGTATTAGATATTGAGAAGTTTGCAAATGCAGCACATGCACACGGTGTACCACTTATCGTCGATAATACATTCCCAACACCAGTTAATTGCAGACCAATTGAATGGGGAGCAGATATTGTAACACATTCAACAACTAAATATATGGACGGACATGGAGCAGCAGTCGGTGGAGCTATTGTAGACAGCGGAAATTTTGACTGGATGGCACATGCAGACAAGTTCCCTGGACTCTGCACACCTGATGAATCATATCATGGAATTACATATGCCGAGAAGTTCGGTAAAGAAGGTGCGTTTATAACAAAATGTACTTCACAGCTTATGAGAGATTTAGGCTGCATACAGTCTCCACAGAATGCATTTATATTAAATCTTGGTCTTGAATCACTTCATGTGCGTATGCCAAGACATGTTGAAAACGGACAGGCTGTTGCAGAATTTCTTGAGAAGCAGGATAAGGTTGAATTCGTTAATTATCCGGGACTTCCTTCTAACAAGTACTATGAGACAGCTAAGAAGTACATGCCAGAAGGTGGCTGCGGAGTAGTTTCATTCGAGTTAAAGGGTGGAAGAGAGGCTGCAGAGAAGTTTATGAAGAATTTAAAGCTTGCAGCTATCGAAACTCATGTAGCAGATGCGAGAACATGCTGCCTTAACCCTGCAACATCAACACACAGACAGATGAATGATGAGCAGCTTAAAGCCGCTGGAATTCCAGCAGGACTTATACGTATCTCATGTGGCCTTGAGGATAAGAAGGATCTGATTGCGGATATTGCACAGGCGCTGGAGGCTATATAA
- a CDS encoding MATE family efflux transporter — protein MNNQSATMNTKDNPLGYKKESTLLVGFAIPCIISMLVTALYNIVDQIFIGQGIGMLGNAATNIAFPLSTTCTAISLLLGIGSATNFSLYLGAGEKNESEKYASNGIVLMALFGIFLFLVTTIFLTPMLKFFGATKDVLPYAKAYTRITAFGFPFLIANTGMSKLILADGSPRYSMISMLAGAIVNTILDPLFIFVFNMGMTGAALATITGQIISFSISLRYMFHFKTIKLSRESFIVSAAHCKKIFILGASACFNQIAMTVVQIVMNNTLSHYGAQSIYGGDIPLACAGIITKVNMIFMSFVIGISQGTQPVIGFNYGAKKYARVRKTYLLSLGAASALSLIAFACFQIFPRQIISIFGNGSDLYFKFSERYFRIYMFLTIVNGIQPVTSSFFNSIGKSQLGVFMSLTRQIIFLLPLIIIFPIFMGIDGVMYAGPIADAAAAIVCGYFTIRELKELKKLEIDLTKC, from the coding sequence ATGAATAATCAGTCAGCGACTATGAACACAAAAGATAATCCGCTTGGATATAAAAAAGAATCCACTCTGCTTGTTGGTTTTGCAATTCCATGCATTATTTCAATGCTTGTGACAGCGCTTTACAATATTGTCGACCAGATATTTATCGGCCAGGGAATCGGCATGCTTGGAAATGCTGCGACTAATATTGCATTTCCACTTTCAACAACATGTACAGCTATATCGCTTCTTCTCGGTATAGGAAGCGCGACTAATTTCTCGCTGTATCTTGGTGCCGGTGAAAAAAACGAATCTGAAAAATATGCCAGCAATGGTATTGTGCTTATGGCATTGTTTGGAATATTTCTGTTCCTTGTAACCACTATATTCTTAACACCTATGCTTAAATTCTTTGGTGCAACTAAAGATGTACTTCCTTATGCAAAGGCATATACAAGAATCACTGCGTTTGGCTTCCCATTCTTAATTGCAAACACTGGTATGAGCAAGCTTATTCTCGCAGATGGAAGCCCACGATATTCCATGATATCTATGCTTGCTGGTGCCATAGTAAATACTATTCTTGACCCATTGTTTATCTTTGTCTTTAACATGGGAATGACTGGTGCTGCTCTTGCAACAATTACAGGCCAGATAATTTCATTTTCAATCAGTCTGCGTTATATGTTTCATTTTAAGACAATTAAACTTAGCAGGGAAAGTTTTATTGTATCTGCTGCCCACTGTAAGAAAATATTTATTCTTGGAGCAAGTGCCTGCTTTAATCAGATTGCAATGACCGTTGTACAGATTGTTATGAACAATACGCTGTCACACTACGGCGCACAATCAATATACGGTGGAGACATTCCTCTTGCCTGCGCCGGAATTATAACTAAAGTTAATATGATTTTCATGTCATTTGTTATCGGAATATCTCAGGGAACACAGCCTGTTATAGGTTTTAACTATGGTGCAAAGAAGTACGCACGTGTAAGAAAAACTTATCTTCTTTCACTTGGTGCAGCTTCTGCCCTGTCTTTAATCGCATTTGCATGCTTCCAGATATTCCCAAGACAGATTATCAGCATATTTGGAAACGGAAGTGACCTGTACTTTAAATTCTCTGAAAGATATTTCAGAATATATATGTTTCTGACAATTGTTAATGGCATCCAGCCTGTAACTTCCAGTTTCTTTAACTCAATTGGCAAATCACAGCTTGGTGTATTTATGTCGCTTACAAGGCAGATTATTTTCCTGCTGCCACTTATCATTATATTTCCTATATTCATGGGAATTGACGGTGTTATGTATGCCGGACCTATAGCAGACGCTGCCGCTGCTATCGTATGCGGATACTTTACTATAAGAGAATTAAAAGAATTAAAAAAGCTGGAAATCGATTTAACTAAATGTTAA
- a CDS encoding GGDEF domain-containing protein, protein MAQLTYLKETDSLTRLFNKNKYNEMVSMYYPNVNNITVIFWDLNNLKIINDTYGHEYGDKALSALASVLYAHSDEQCRRVYRFGGDEFVMIIDNPHDGEADRIISAVKDELMKCSYDISIEISSAVGIASGNGSDIIEIVKNADSAMYADKQLYHHR, encoded by the coding sequence ATTGCCCAGCTTACATATCTTAAAGAAACTGATTCTTTAACCAGGCTTTTCAACAAGAATAAATACAACGAAATGGTATCAATGTATTATCCTAATGTAAATAATATTACTGTTATTTTCTGGGATCTTAACAACCTGAAAATTATTAATGACACTTATGGACATGAATATGGTGATAAAGCACTTTCCGCACTAGCTTCTGTATTATACGCCCATTCAGATGAACAATGCCGCCGTGTTTACAGATTTGGTGGTGATGAATTTGTCATGATAATTGATAACCCACATGACGGTGAAGCTGACCGAATAATATCTGCTGTTAAAGATGAACTTATGAAATGCAGTTATGATATTTCAATAGAAATATCAAGTGCTGTCGGTATTGCATCCGGCAACGGAAGTGATATTATTGAAATAGTAAAAAATGCTGACTCAGCAATGTACGCTGACAAACAGCTCTACCACCATCGGTGA
- a CDS encoding ECF transporter S component: protein MEAQQTQLEQQGIKKEGFHITVTQMCITAVFMALTCVATMVVQIPIPLGYAHLGDSVILICAFFFGPVVGALAGGIGSAMADILTGFAVWAVPTLIIKTIMPIIACAIFGNMKSKFDRCKVISVKGIVGAVVTLLFMTLGYVVFGAIIAGSFAAGLASAPGLLLKSVVNMVVYLFVATGMSKILGRNNN from the coding sequence ATGGAAGCACAACAGACACAGTTAGAACAGCAGGGGATTAAGAAAGAAGGATTTCATATTACTGTAACACAGATGTGTATAACAGCAGTATTTATGGCACTTACATGTGTTGCAACAATGGTGGTACAGATTCCTATTCCTTTGGGATATGCACATTTGGGAGACAGCGTAATACTTATATGTGCATTTTTCTTCGGACCAGTTGTTGGTGCACTCGCAGGAGGAATTGGTTCTGCGATGGCAGATATATTAACTGGATTTGCAGTATGGGCAGTTCCAACACTTATAATAAAGACAATCATGCCAATAATAGCATGTGCAATATTTGGCAATATGAAAAGTAAGTTTGACAGATGTAAGGTTATTTCAGTAAAAGGAATTGTTGGTGCAGTTGTTACATTACTTTTCATGACATTAGGATATGTTGTATTTGGTGCAATAATAGCAGGCAGCTTTGCAGCAGGATTAGCTTCGGCACCAGGACTTCTTCTTAAATCAGTAGTTAATATGGTTGTATATCTTTTTGTGGCAACAGGAATGTCTAAGATTCTTGGCAGAAATAATAATTGA
- a CDS encoding type II toxin-antitoxin system RelE/ParE family toxin gives MAYKVVVTNDAKENMQEYIEYILYEKKNQQAAGSLLDDFEYTKDILAEVAGSLKLCDNEKLRSLGYRRISFKFHRYFMLYRVEDTTVYIDGIFHELQDFENKIN, from the coding sequence ATGGCATATAAAGTGGTTGTTACTAATGATGCTAAAGAAAATATGCAAGAGTATATTGAATACATCTTATATGAAAAAAAGAATCAGCAGGCAGCAGGAAGTCTGCTTGATGATTTTGAATATACTAAAGATATATTAGCAGAGGTCGCAGGAAGTTTAAAATTATGTGATAACGAAAAATTGAGAAGTTTAGGATATAGAAGGATATCCTTTAAATTCCATAGATATTTTATGTTGTATAGAGTGGAAGATACAACTGTTTATATAGATGGGATTTTTCATGAGTTACAGGATTTTGAGAATAAGATTAACTGA
- a CDS encoding type II toxin-antitoxin system RelB/DinJ family antitoxin has protein sequence MSSTIQVRVDDDLKIKSDNLFRELGTDTTTAIRMFLTQAVANNGFPFEIKKVAANPYIAISEKEVLDRLAKSRDQSKNGEYSEAGDFVADMRTKYGI, from the coding sequence ATGTCAAGTACGATTCAAGTAAGAGTGGATGACGATTTGAAGATTAAATCAGATAATTTATTTAGAGAATTAGGAACAGATACTACAACGGCTATAAGAATGTTTTTAACACAGGCAGTTGCTAATAATGGATTTCCATTTGAGATAAAGAAAGTGGCAGCTAATCCTTACATTGCTATTTCGGAAAAGGAAGTTCTTGACAGATTAGCAAAGTCAAGAGATCAGTCAAAGAATGGAGAATATTCAGAAGCAGGTGATTTTGTTGCAGATATGAGGACAAAGTATGGCATATAA
- a CDS encoding Gfo/Idh/MocA family protein — protein MQKELLKVALIGVGSVGKKYARMITAGEVPHMKLSAVVIRRDELIEWGESLVNTDGDNARIFRSAEELFETGESCYDAVIIATPHKTHKELALKAFAKGKAVLCDKPAAADIGEALAMQKAASESGRIYGMIFHQRLYPKYIRIKQMIDNGELGDIKRVCLINSRYLRTSYYHKSGSWRSSFAGEGGGALINQGQHILDMYQYLFGMPQKLFAAIPFGKYNDFIVDDEATIVMEYDNGKTGTFILSTGEACHEERLEIIGTKARILLEDDTLTITRHRDVCEYIKNEEVNSRQNMTFAEETIQFEKASEPYAQLFENFANAVLKGDESYLTVKGSEGINSLMLCASAYYSACKGIKVELPLEASDYKELMDELIKKEEGE, from the coding sequence ATGCAGAAAGAATTGTTAAAGGTGGCACTTATAGGTGTAGGAAGTGTTGGAAAGAAATATGCCAGAATGATAACAGCGGGAGAAGTTCCGCATATGAAATTATCAGCTGTGGTTATAAGAAGAGATGAACTTATTGAATGGGGCGAATCACTTGTTAATACTGATGGTGATAATGCAAGGATATTCAGGAGTGCAGAAGAATTATTTGAGACAGGAGAATCATGTTATGATGCAGTTATTATAGCAACTCCTCATAAAACTCATAAAGAACTGGCTTTGAAAGCATTTGCAAAGGGAAAAGCAGTGTTATGTGACAAGCCGGCTGCGGCAGATATTGGCGAGGCACTTGCAATGCAGAAGGCTGCCAGTGAAAGTGGCAGAATATATGGAATGATATTTCACCAGAGGCTTTACCCTAAATACATCAGGATTAAGCAGATGATAGACAATGGTGAATTAGGAGATATAAAGCGGGTATGTCTTATTAATTCACGATATTTAAGAACCTCATACTATCATAAATCTGGCTCATGGAGAAGCAGCTTTGCAGGTGAAGGCGGTGGAGCACTAATCAATCAGGGACAGCATATTCTTGACATGTATCAGTACCTGTTTGGAATGCCACAGAAACTTTTTGCAGCGATTCCATTTGGAAAATACAACGACTTTATAGTAGATGATGAGGCTACTATCGTTATGGAATACGACAATGGAAAGACAGGCACATTTATACTATCCACAGGCGAAGCCTGCCACGAAGAGCGACTTGAGATTATAGGAACGAAGGCAAGAATTCTTCTGGAAGACGACACGCTCACCATTACAAGACACAGAGATGTATGTGAGTATATCAAGAACGAAGAAGTCAACTCAAGGCAGAATATGACATTTGCAGAGGAAACTATACAGTTCGAGAAGGCATCTGAGCCATATGCACAGTTATTTGAAAACTTTGCAAATGCGGTGCTTAAAGGTGATGAGTCTTATCTGACAGTTAAGGGCAGTGAGGGAATTAATTCTCTCATGTTGTGTGCCAGTGCTTATTATTCAGCATGCAAAGGCATAAAAGTAGAACTTCCGCTTGAAGCCTCAGATTATAAAGAGCTTATGGATGAATTGATTAAGAAAGAAGAGGGAGAATAG
- a CDS encoding Gfo/Idh/MocA family protein, producing the protein MRSKYHFIIIGSGWRALYYVRVAKALPEIFCIDAMYCRTQEKADLIAGQYQIHTTTSIEECVAYKPDFAVVAVKKDAICDVSMEWLDRGITVLSETPAALDMDSLNKLYSYYKCGKKQVVAEQYREYPNIKASLKLINEGIIGDVSCANVSLAHEYHGISLIRAFLGVKPGEKYVVSAKTYEFPTTQTLTRYDKFTDGRIAGKKRCVATFEFESGKVAWYDFDSEQYRSPIRKNTLKVQGVRGELIDECVYYLDENNEGQTGRIITDSHVINTGNSNPNFEKIREIKKISFNNKIIYEPEFGLCGLSEDETAIAVMMKNTAEYSRGNASAPYSMEDALADAYAAILLKKAVETGEVVHS; encoded by the coding sequence TTGAGATCTAAATATCATTTTATTATAATCGGCTCAGGCTGGCGGGCCTTATATTATGTACGCGTAGCAAAGGCTCTGCCTGAAATATTCTGTATTGATGCGATGTATTGCAGGACGCAGGAGAAAGCGGACTTAATTGCCGGTCAGTATCAGATACACACAACTACATCTATAGAAGAATGCGTGGCATATAAACCTGATTTTGCAGTTGTGGCTGTTAAGAAGGACGCCATATGTGATGTTTCAATGGAATGGCTTGACCGTGGAATAACTGTTTTATCAGAGACTCCGGCGGCACTTGATATGGATTCGCTTAATAAACTGTATTCTTATTACAAATGTGGAAAAAAACAGGTGGTTGCTGAACAGTACAGGGAGTATCCTAATATTAAAGCATCATTAAAGCTTATTAATGAAGGAATTATTGGTGATGTCAGCTGTGCAAATGTGTCACTGGCGCATGAATATCATGGAATAAGTCTTATAAGAGCATTTCTTGGTGTTAAGCCGGGAGAGAAATATGTAGTTTCAGCTAAGACATATGAGTTTCCTACAACACAGACCCTTACAAGATATGATAAGTTCACTGATGGCAGGATTGCAGGAAAGAAAAGATGCGTTGCCACATTTGAATTCGAAAGCGGGAAAGTGGCATGGTATGATTTTGATTCGGAGCAGTACAGGTCACCAATCAGAAAGAATACGCTTAAAGTTCAGGGTGTAAGAGGCGAACTTATTGATGAATGTGTATATTATCTTGATGAGAATAATGAAGGTCAGACTGGCAGAATCATAACGGATTCCCATGTGATTAATACAGGAAACTCTAATCCTAATTTTGAGAAGATTCGTGAAATTAAGAAAATTTCATTTAATAATAAGATTATATATGAGCCGGAATTTGGATTGTGTGGTCTGTCAGAAGATGAAACAGCAATCGCAGTGATGATGAAGAATACGGCAGAGTATAGCAGAGGAAATGCGTCTGCACCATATAGTATGGAGGATGCCCTTGCAGATGCGTATGCCGCCATCTTACTGAAGAAGGCTGTGGAAACAGGAGAAGTGGTGCATAGTTAA
- a CDS encoding MBL fold metallo-hydrolase, whose product MDECNIIRLNNLISYISPTENPLSANVVMIQGREALWLYDVGNHPDIPQVIEQFRDGRNVNVILSHFHEDHIGNLPGMGVDEVYQGKYTHRHTGMGTVVEDDIYIQDGEARLHIFPLPSSHAKGCVALEVNDEWCFLGDALYSMQKCGHNLYNAGILKDEINVLQNIKAEKFMLSHRTPFEKPKGIIMRWLGEIYDRRVKGEVYIEI is encoded by the coding sequence ATGGATGAATGTAACATTATCAGACTAAATAATTTAATATCGTATATATCCCCAACAGAGAATCCACTATCTGCAAATGTGGTGATGATACAGGGAAGGGAAGCACTGTGGCTGTATGATGTCGGCAACCACCCTGATATTCCACAGGTAATAGAACAATTCCGTGATGGAAGAAATGTTAATGTTATATTGTCACATTTTCACGAAGATCATATCGGTAATCTTCCGGGTATGGGCGTTGATGAGGTGTATCAGGGAAAGTATACCCATAGGCACACTGGCATGGGAACAGTCGTAGAAGATGACATTTATATTCAGGACGGGGAAGCAAGACTTCATATATTTCCACTGCCGTCAAGCCATGCAAAGGGCTGTGTTGCGTTGGAAGTTAATGACGAGTGGTGCTTTCTTGGAGATGCATTGTACTCTATGCAGAAATGCGGACATAACTTATACAATGCAGGCATATTAAAAGATGAAATAAATGTATTACAGAACATTAAAGCGGAGAAATTCATGCTGAGTCACAGGACACCTTTTGAAAAGCCAAAGGGGATTATTATGAGGTGGCTTGGTGAGATATATGACAGAAGGGTTAAGGGAGAGGTGTATATTGAGATCTAA